The following nucleotide sequence is from uncultured Flavobacterium sp..
AGCTGGTTTACCAAGACGTTATTATACAAACACAAACTTCCCATTATTTGATGATTTACAAAATGTGAATGTTTTAATTACAACATTTGCTCTTGTTGGAGGAGCTTTCCAATTGGTATTCTTGTACAACTTCTTTAGTAGTATTTTCTACGGTAAGAAATCAGTTCAAAATCCATGGAGATCTACAACATTAGAATGGACAGCTCCGATAGAACATATTCACGGTAACTGGCCAGGTGAAATTCCTCACGTATACCGTTGGCCGTATGACTATAGTAACCCAAATCATGATGTAGATTTTGTACCGCAAAATGTACCGATGAAAGAAGGTGAAGAAGTTTTACACCACTAAAAATAATATAAGAAAGACCATCTGAAAAGATGGTCTTTTTTGTTTTAATTAAAGTTGGGATTTGGCAATAAATTGTAATTCCGGGAATGCAATACTATTGGGATTTGGAATTTAAGATATTAGAATTTGATCCCGAAGCTTAAGGATTTTATTCGGAATTTATCTATTTTACAAACTGATTACTTTGTCTATCTTTGTAAAATGAATGAGAACCTAGATCCCACTACAAATGGGTATAACCCAGAAGAATTAGATCTTGAAAAAAGATTGCGTCCGCTGTCATTTGATGATTTTGCCGGACAAGATCAAGTTTTAGAGAATTTAAAAGTTTTTGTTGCTGCTGCCAATCAACGTGGTGAAGCACTTGATCATACACTTTTTCATGGACCTCCCGGATTAGGGAAAACTACGTTGGCTAATATTCTGGCTAATGAACTTGAAGTAGGAATCAAAATTACTTCGGGTCCTGTTTTAGACAAACCTGGAGACCTGGCTGGTTTATTGACAAATCTTGACGAAAGAGATGTTTTGTTTATTGATGAGATTCATCGTTTGAGTCCAATTGTCGAAGAGTATTTATATTCGGCAATGGAAGATTTTAAAATTGATATCATGATCGAATCCGGACCAAACGCCAGAACGGTTCAAATCAATTTAAATCCTTTTACTTTAATTGGCGCAACAACTCGTTCAGGTTTACTAACGGCGCCTATGCGTGCACGTTTTGGAATTTCATCCCGATTACAATATTATACTACAGAACTTTTGACAACTATTGTTGAAAGAAGTTCTTCTATACTTAAAATGCCAATTTCATTAGATGCTGCTATCGAGATAGCTGGTCGAAGCCGTGGTACACCTCGTATTGCTAATGCATTGTTGAGAAGAGTACGCGATTTTGCTCAGATAAAAGGAAATGGAACTATTGATTTAGAGATTGCCCGTTATGCTCTAAAAGCACTTAATGTGGATGCGCATGGACTTGATGAAATGGACAATAAAATTTTGTTGACTATTATCAATAAGTTTAAAGGTGGACCTGTGGGGCTTTCTACTTTGGCAACGGCTGTTTCTGAAAGCAGCGAAACTATCGAGGAAGTTTATGAACCTTTTTTAATTCAGGAAGGTTTTATTATGCGTACACCTCGTGGGCGAGAAGTTACTGATAAAGCTTATAAACATTTAGGAAAGATAAATACAAATATTCAAGGCGGGTTGTTTTAATCTTATTATCATGTCTGAGAATAGAAAATACAATTATCCGAATAAGCTTTCGATAATAAGCTTCTTTTTGAATGCTGAAGAAGTGCGTAAAAATCCGATTCCATTTCATAAAAGATATTTCGATAAATTAGGAGATTCTTTTTCTCTAAAAATCGGAAGTACTAAATATATTATGTTATCTCGGGACAACGATGTTGCTCAATATATTTTACTGAAGAATCAAAAGAATTACCATAAATCTAAATTCCAATCTGTATATCTTTCTAAGTATTTAGGGAAAGGGCTTTTGACTGTTGACGGTGATTTTTGGTTAAAACAAAGAAGACTTATTCAGCCTGCTTTTCATAAGCAAAAGATGAATCAATTGGTTGAAAACATGAATCAGACGATTGCTTCAGAATTAGAAGTTTTAGTTGATGAAAAATCAATTGATCTTTTTCCTGTAATGAGTCAGTTAGCATTCAATGTTGTGGCTAAATCATTATTTCAACTTTCAATATCAGAAGAAAAACTAAATCGCATAAAATTTATTATTGAAGAAGTTCAGAATTTTTTAATCAAAGAAATCAGGCTTCCTCATAAAGCCTGGTGGTTTTCTTTAAGCGGACAGGTAAAAAAGCATCTCGAATTGGCTGAGGAAAATAATCAAATCATTAAAGAAATTATTGATTATAGAATATCTTCGAAAGAAGAAATTAATGATTTACTTAATATGCTTTTAGAGACTCGATATGAAGATACGGGCGAAGGAATGTCGGTTAGTCAATTAGTCGATGAAATAAAAATTCTGTTTATTGCAGGTCACGAAACAACGGCAAATGCATTGACTTTTACGCTTCATCTTTTGGGAAGAAATCCGGAAGTGCAGGAAAAAGTATTTAAGGAAATTACCGAAATTGAATCACAGACAAATGATATTGTTGAGCAGCTGCAAAAAATGTCTTATACAAATGCTGTTTTAAATGAATCTATGCGTTTGTATCCTCCGGCATGGATTACAGATAGGCAAAATATTGAAGATGATACAATTGCTGAATATAATATAAAAAAAGGAACACTTATTGGAGTCTCTTTTTATGAGTTGCATCGAAATCCTAAATATTGGGAAAATCCTGAAGAATTTATTCCTGAACGATTTCTAGGAGAACAAAAGAAGCTGTCCATGCAATATTTTTATCCTTTTGGTGCCGGACCCAGAATGTGCATTGGCTCAGGATTTGCTATTTATGAGATGTGTTTAACACTTTCTCAGATTGTAAAAAAATACGTGATTAAGTCCAGTAAAGATTCCGTTGACTTTAATCCCTTAATCACATTAAAACCAGTTGGAGTAGAAGTTTTATTCTCTAAAAGATGACAATTAATTCTAAAGAGTCATATTCGAAATTTATTAAATCTGAAGCGAAACGGCTAGGTTTTCTTTCTTGTGGGATATCTAAAGCCGGTTTTCTTGAGAAAGAAGCTCCACGTCTTGAAAAATGGCTAAATAATAATCGTAATGGTCAAATGGCATACATGGAAAACCATTTTGACAAACGTTTAGATCCTACTTTATTAGTGGATGATG
It contains:
- the ruvB gene encoding Holliday junction branch migration DNA helicase RuvB; amino-acid sequence: MNENLDPTTNGYNPEELDLEKRLRPLSFDDFAGQDQVLENLKVFVAAANQRGEALDHTLFHGPPGLGKTTLANILANELEVGIKITSGPVLDKPGDLAGLLTNLDERDVLFIDEIHRLSPIVEEYLYSAMEDFKIDIMIESGPNARTVQINLNPFTLIGATTRSGLLTAPMRARFGISSRLQYYTTELLTTIVERSSSILKMPISLDAAIEIAGRSRGTPRIANALLRRVRDFAQIKGNGTIDLEIARYALKALNVDAHGLDEMDNKILLTIINKFKGGPVGLSTLATAVSESSETIEEVYEPFLIQEGFIMRTPRGREVTDKAYKHLGKINTNIQGGLF
- a CDS encoding cytochrome P450, coding for MSENRKYNYPNKLSIISFFLNAEEVRKNPIPFHKRYFDKLGDSFSLKIGSTKYIMLSRDNDVAQYILLKNQKNYHKSKFQSVYLSKYLGKGLLTVDGDFWLKQRRLIQPAFHKQKMNQLVENMNQTIASELEVLVDEKSIDLFPVMSQLAFNVVAKSLFQLSISEEKLNRIKFIIEEVQNFLIKEIRLPHKAWWFSLSGQVKKHLELAEENNQIIKEIIDYRISSKEEINDLLNMLLETRYEDTGEGMSVSQLVDEIKILFIAGHETTANALTFTLHLLGRNPEVQEKVFKEITEIESQTNDIVEQLQKMSYTNAVLNESMRLYPPAWITDRQNIEDDTIAEYNIKKGTLIGVSFYELHRNPKYWENPEEFIPERFLGEQKKLSMQYFYPFGAGPRMCIGSGFAIYEMCLTLSQIVKKYVIKSSKDSVDFNPLITLKPVGVEVLFSKR